A stretch of Phragmites australis chromosome 12, lpPhrAust1.1, whole genome shotgun sequence DNA encodes these proteins:
- the LOC133886946 gene encoding dirigent protein 22-like translates to MAASACSRFGFTCLLALALLAATASAAGEKETHLRVYWHDVVSGPNATVVQVAEGPSSNASATGFGTVIVIDDPLTEGPNLTSSRLIGRAQGMYVSAGKDSLSLLMAMNFVFVDGAYNGSSVAIVGANPAERTIREMPVVGGTGAFRLARGYCQARTHWFDAKTGDATVEYNVYIRHD, encoded by the coding sequence ATGGCGGCCTCGGCGTGCAGCCGCTTCGGTTTCACCTGCCTGCTCGCGCTGGCCCTGCTCGCCGccacggcgtcggcggcgggggAGAAGGAGACGCACCTGCGCGTGTACTGGCACGACGTGGTGAGCGGCCCGAACGCGACGGTGGTGCAGGTGGCGGAGGGCCCCTCGTCCAACGCCTCCGCCACGGGCTTCGGCACCGTCATCGTCATCGACGACCCGCTCACCGAGGGCCCCAACCTGACGTCGTCCAGGCTGATCGGCCGCGCGCAGGGCATGTACGTGAGCGCGGGGAAGGACTCGCTGTCGCTGCTGATGGCCATGAACTTCGTGTTCGTGGACGGCGCCTACAACGGCAGCAGCGTCGCCATCGTGGGCGCCAACCCCGCGGAGAGGACGATCAGGGAGATGCCCGTGGTCGGCGGCACCGGCGCGTTCCGGCTCGCGCGGGGGTACTGCCAGGCGCGCACGCACTGGTTCGACGCCAAGACCGGCGACGCCACCGTCGAGTACAACGTCTACATCCGCCACGACTGA